One Actinomycetospora corticicola genomic window, ACCAGCCCGAGCACGAGCAGCGGCGGGACGTGCACGCCGTTCGGCACGGGTAGGGCGACCATGACGACGCCCAGCACCGCCGTCAGCGCCGACGACACCGTCAGCGGCGCGACCACCGGGTCCCGACGCCAGGCCCGCGCCGCGGCGGGCCGGATCGCCCGGGGGACGGCGCGGTGCAGCCGGGCGAGGACCACCCCGACGACGGCGAGCACCACCACGACCGCCAGCGCGTGGGCGAGGGCACCTGCGCCCGCCGAGGCACCCGCGCCCGATGTCGGGAGCCGGGGGGCGAGCGCCACCCCGGCGACGGTCGAGGCGAGGAACAGCAGGGTCAGCACCAGGCCCGCCCGGCGGACGAGCCCGAGCATCGCGAGCGGCACGTTGAACGCCGCCGGCTCCAGCGTCGGGTCGAGGGCCAGGGCGTCGGCGAACGAGCGCAGCGCGCGCCGCGACCGGCCGAGGGTCAGGTCGACGACGCCGAGGGCGTTGAGGTTGGCCGGGTCGTCGGGCTTCAGCCGCACGGCCTCCTGCAGGCGGGGGAGCGCCTCGCGGGCGCCCCGTCGACCGTGGGTGGAGGCGAGGACCTGCCCCAGGGCGTAGTGCGCGTGGTCGTTCTCCGGCGCGAGCGTCACCGCGTACTCGCCGTGCGCGCGGGCGCGTGGGTAGTCCGCGCGGCCTTCGCTCCCCAGCATCTGGGCGAGCAGGATGTGCGCGAGGACGTGCTGCGGGTCGTGGCGCAGGAGGTCCTCGCCGGCCGCGACGGCCTCGGGGAAGCGGCGCGCGTGGTAGAGCGTGTTCAGCCGGGTGGCCAGGTGGCTGGTCGGCGGGAGCCCGAGGGCGGCGGCCCGGTCGAGCGCGGCGAGCGCGTCGTCGTGGTGGCCCACCCGCTGCTCCAGCAGGGCGAGCACGTGGAAGGCGGCCGCGTCCTCCGGGTCCTCGGCGAGCGCCCGGGCGATCTCGGGACGTGCGAGGTCGTACTGCCGGGCGTCGACGAGCAGGCCCGCCCGTCGCCGGGCCTCCCCGGCGGTCATGCCCCGCCCGCCCGGCTCACAGCAGCTTGCGGCGCTTCATGTAGGCGGCGAGCTCGTCGTAGGACCCGTCCCCGTTCGCGTACAGGGCGACCTGCCGGGCGGTGGTGAACCACGGGCCGGTCGACGGACGGAGCTCACCGGCCGCCGCGAGCAGGTCGGCCTGCGTGATCCTCCGGACGGTGCCGGTGGCGACCGAGTCGAGCAGGGCGTGCTCGGTCGCGGCCTCGCAGAGGTGGGCGAGATCGGCGCCGGAGAACCCCTCGGTGCGCGCGACCAGGGGCTTGAGCGCGACGTTCTCCACCGGACGGTCGCGCAGGTGGTACTCCAGGATCGCGCGCCGGGCGTCGCCGTCCGGCGGCACCACCAGCACCGTCCGGTCGAAGCGCCCGGGCCGGCGCAGCGCGGGGTCGACGTCCCAGGGCATGTTGCTCGCCGCGAGCACGAACACGCCCTCGTTGTCCGCGGACACCCCGTCGAGCTCGGCGAGCAGCTGCGTGATGACCTGCCGGAGCACCCCGCCCACGACCGCCGACCGCTTCTGCGCGATGCCGTCCAGCTCGTCGAAGAACAGGATGCAGGGCGCCGCGGCCCGGGCGGCGAGGAAGACGTCGTGCATGTTGCGCTCGGAGTTCCCGGCCCACTGGTCGAGGACGTCGTGGATGCCCACCGCCAGGAAGTTCGCCCCGAGCTCTCCCGCGAGCGCCCGCGCGAAGAACGTCTTCCCGCACCCGGGCGGCCCGTAGAGCAGCAGTCCGCCCCGCAGGCTCTTGCCGTACAGCGCGCGCAGCTCTTCGTTGCGCAACGGCGCCAGGAACGCGGCCTCCAGGCGCTTCTTCACCGCGTCCATGCCGCCGACGTCGGCCAGGCGCAGGTCGGGCCGCTCCACCACGAAGCGCCCGCCGCCGGTCGGCGCGTGCGCCGGGACCCGCTCGGGTTCGTCGTCGGGGGCGAACCGCGGCGCCACGACGTCGCTGACCTCGGCCTCCGCGGCCTCCCAGTCGAAGGAGGGCTTCCCGACGACGGGTGCGGGCTCCGGCCGGGGTGGTCGCGGCGGCTGCTGCGGGGTGAGCCCGCGGGCCATCAGGGCCGCGGCGTCGGCGTTCCCGGGGTCGCGCCCGAGCACGGCGGCGACGTGGGAGACTGCCTCCTGCTGCTCGCCGGCGTCGAGGAGCAGGCCCGCCAGGTGGAGCCGCAGCGTCGGGTCGTCCGGGGAGGCGGCGACCGCGGACCGGAGGCTGTCGAGCAGGGGATCGGCGCCGCTCACGCCCGGCACCCTAGCGACCGCCGGAGCGACCCGTCGTCGGGAATCAGCGGTCGAGCATGGCCTCCTCGTAGTCCAGCT contains:
- a CDS encoding tetratricopeptide repeat protein, yielding MTAGEARRRAGLLVDARQYDLARPEIARALAEDPEDAAAFHVLALLEQRVGHHDDALAALDRAAALGLPPTSHLATRLNTLYHARRFPEAVAAGEDLLRHDPQHVLAHILLAQMLGSEGRADYPRARAHGEYAVTLAPENDHAHYALGQVLASTHGRRGAREALPRLQEAVRLKPDDPANLNALGVVDLTLGRSRRALRSFADALALDPTLEPAAFNVPLAMLGLVRRAGLVLTLLFLASTVAGVALAPRLPTSGAGASAGAGALAHALAVVVVLAVVGVVLARLHRAVPRAIRPAAARAWRRDPVVAPLTVSSALTAVLGVVMVALPVPNGVHVPPLLVLGLVVRVVAVLLSRARTARYGRERRTERSELWRPRERPPRPDVTPSW
- a CDS encoding tetratricopeptide repeat protein; amino-acid sequence: MSGADPLLDSLRSAVAASPDDPTLRLHLAGLLLDAGEQQEAVSHVAAVLGRDPGNADAAALMARGLTPQQPPRPPRPEPAPVVGKPSFDWEAAEAEVSDVVAPRFAPDDEPERVPAHAPTGGGRFVVERPDLRLADVGGMDAVKKRLEAAFLAPLRNEELRALYGKSLRGGLLLYGPPGCGKTFFARALAGELGANFLAVGIHDVLDQWAGNSERNMHDVFLAARAAAPCILFFDELDGIAQKRSAVVGGVLRQVITQLLAELDGVSADNEGVFVLAASNMPWDVDPALRRPGRFDRTVLVVPPDGDARRAILEYHLRDRPVENVALKPLVARTEGFSGADLAHLCEAATEHALLDSVATGTVRRITQADLLAAAGELRPSTGPWFTTARQVALYANGDGSYDELAAYMKRRKLL